In Sinorhizobium arboris LMG 14919, a genomic segment contains:
- a CDS encoding aminoglycoside nucleotidyltransferase ANT9 yields MRTDGPKQIGQALAAAETIRSILQDALLAVYLHGSAVSGGLRPQSDVDLLAIVDVPISDDERRDLLAALLRISGRHPRPAGAPRCIELMVFRRADIAAPCFPVRAEFIYGEWLRDAYESGELPAPVIEPENTLVLAQARQEAVSLFGPDARELLPSVPPQQIRRAMRDALPSLIDSLHGDERNVLLTLARMWRTSATGDFITKDAAASWAATRMPREQADTLIYAREAYMGKVNDDWENRRNASAQTAAFLRQRVSELL; encoded by the coding sequence ATGCGGACAGACGGACCAAAGCAGATCGGCCAGGCGCTGGCAGCAGCGGAGACCATCCGCAGCATCCTTCAGGATGCACTCCTTGCCGTTTATCTGCATGGATCGGCCGTTTCAGGTGGTTTGCGACCGCAGAGCGACGTCGATCTCCTCGCCATTGTCGACGTCCCCATTTCCGACGACGAACGTCGAGATCTTCTGGCGGCTTTGCTGCGGATATCCGGTCGCCACCCCCGCCCGGCTGGCGCTCCCCGATGCATAGAGCTCATGGTGTTTCGGCGGGCGGACATCGCCGCACCGTGTTTTCCGGTTCGGGCCGAATTCATCTACGGCGAATGGTTGCGGGACGCCTATGAATCCGGAGAACTCCCGGCACCTGTCATCGAGCCGGAAAACACGCTGGTGCTGGCCCAGGCCCGACAAGAAGCCGTTTCACTGTTCGGCCCCGATGCAAGGGAGCTTCTGCCTTCTGTTCCGCCGCAACAGATCCGCCGCGCCATGCGCGATGCGCTCCCTTCATTGATCGACAGTCTGCATGGGGACGAGCGGAACGTCCTGCTGACTCTGGCGCGGATGTGGCGTACATCGGCAACCGGGGACTTCATCACCAAGGATGCTGCAGCGAGCTGGGCAGCGACCCGGATGCCGCGCGAGCAAGCCGACACGCTGATCTACGCGCGTGAGGCGTATATGGGCAAGGTAAATGACGACTGGGAAAATCGGCGCAATGCCTCGGCGCAAACGGCAGCCTTCCTGCGCCAACGGGTGTCAGAGCTCCTATGA
- a CDS encoding ArsR/SmtB family transcription factor has translation MQEIDTIKALANEKRLQILDWLKDPRAHFPPQTDGDLVEDGVCAVLIAEKLGLSPPTLSEHMRVLSQAGLVRPKRIKQWIFYKRDEERIIALKRLLQEL, from the coding sequence ATGCAAGAGATCGACACTATCAAGGCACTCGCAAACGAGAAGCGGCTCCAGATTCTCGACTGGCTCAAGGACCCGCGGGCTCACTTTCCACCCCAGACCGACGGCGATCTTGTCGAGGATGGCGTCTGCGCGGTTCTGATCGCTGAGAAACTCGGCCTTTCCCCGCCCACTCTCAGCGAACATATGCGCGTCCTTTCTCAGGCCGGGCTGGTGCGCCCAAAGCGGATTAAGCAATGGATATTCTACAAGCGGGATGAAGAGCGGATCATCGCGCTTAAGAGGCTGCTGCAGGAACTATAG
- a CDS encoding TetR/AcrR family transcriptional regulator, translating to MSSTPEKWQPPTKRIRLSREQRRQQLLDVAWRLVREEGSDALTLPRLSEEAAVAKPVVYDHFGTRNGLLIALYRDFDARQTAMIDAALEGSSPTLEGKAGVIATSYVDCVLAQGREMPGVLAALAGSPELEAVKRDYQLAFIEKCRKALAAFVGRRGIGPAGFWAMLGAANALSDAAATGEITAEQAQDELFETIVAMINRSHR from the coding sequence ATGTCAAGTACGCCGGAGAAATGGCAGCCCCCCACGAAACGCATCCGTCTCAGTCGTGAGCAGCGGCGGCAGCAGCTCCTTGACGTAGCGTGGCGGCTTGTGCGGGAGGAAGGCTCGGATGCCCTGACGCTGCCGAGACTCTCGGAAGAGGCTGCCGTCGCCAAGCCGGTCGTTTACGACCATTTCGGCACACGCAATGGCCTGCTAATAGCTCTCTATCGGGATTTTGACGCGCGGCAGACGGCAATGATCGACGCCGCACTTGAGGGAAGCAGTCCAACGCTCGAAGGCAAAGCCGGGGTCATCGCAACCTCCTACGTCGACTGTGTGCTCGCGCAGGGCCGGGAAATGCCCGGCGTGCTCGCAGCCCTTGCGGGCTCCCCTGAGCTCGAGGCGGTAAAGAGAGATTATCAACTGGCTTTCATCGAGAAGTGCCGGAAGGCACTGGCGGCTTTTGTGGGACGGCGCGGCATCGGACCGGCCGGCTTTTGGGCTATGCTCGGCGCCGCCAACGCCCTGTCAGATGCCGCCGCTACGGGAGAAATCACGGCTGAACAGGCGCAAGACGAGCTGTTTGAGACGATCGTCGCGATGATCAACCGAAGCCATCGTTGA
- a CDS encoding MFS transporter, which translates to MTDTSLPRSVDRTAWLGLMAILPLVLLVAMDGSILYLAMPRVTSALMPTADQALWILDIYGFVVGSLLIVFGNIGDRYGRLKLIMAGALVFGAGSLGAAYSQTPEHLIASRALMGLGGATLLPSGLAIVSALFPDSRLRAQAIGLFAATFAAGFAIGPLIGGMLLRQFVWGVVFLINIPVVIAFVIAAPILLREVRSTLHGSIDIASLVLSFVGILLVTYALKNAAAYGFTPMQITAGAAGTLALALFLRRQTGLEHPLLDLRLFRDRIFSIAILTGLLSLVVWSAAGYLSGIYLQSVLGIDVFTAALLTLPGAIVLTATCVATARIVERIGRKTALVATHLLIGAGVFLLLFTTPETGIAAFIASTMIAGIGYGLSFSLVADIAVSAVPANRAGAAGSIAETSNELGNALGISVLGSLATLNFRLFGPGVAGTLDETLDQPGLASHVLIQAQEAFLTGMHVALGTGGLLTLAVGVIAWVWLPSKLPE; encoded by the coding sequence ATGACCGATACATCACTTCCACGCTCCGTCGACCGAACTGCATGGCTGGGGCTAATGGCCATTTTGCCCCTGGTCCTGCTCGTCGCCATGGACGGATCGATCCTTTACCTGGCCATGCCGCGCGTGACCTCAGCCCTCATGCCGACCGCCGATCAGGCGCTCTGGATCCTGGACATCTACGGTTTCGTGGTCGGATCGCTGCTGATTGTCTTCGGCAATATCGGCGACCGCTACGGCCGGCTGAAACTTATCATGGCCGGTGCGCTGGTCTTCGGCGCAGGATCGCTCGGCGCGGCCTATTCGCAAACGCCCGAGCACCTGATCGCCTCGCGCGCCCTGATGGGCTTGGGTGGCGCGACATTATTGCCTTCCGGCTTGGCGATCGTCAGCGCTCTGTTCCCCGATTCGCGGCTGCGCGCTCAGGCGATCGGTCTCTTTGCGGCCACTTTTGCAGCCGGGTTTGCGATCGGGCCCCTCATCGGCGGCATGCTGCTGCGGCAGTTCGTGTGGGGCGTGGTGTTTCTGATCAATATCCCCGTCGTGATCGCCTTCGTGATTGCCGCACCGATCCTTTTGCGGGAGGTGCGCTCCACCCTCCATGGCAGTATCGACATAGCGAGCCTCGTGCTGTCTTTTGTCGGCATCCTGTTGGTCACTTACGCACTCAAGAATGCGGCCGCCTACGGGTTTACTCCAATGCAAATTACTGCAGGGGCCGCCGGCACCTTGGCGCTGGCGTTGTTCCTTCGCCGGCAGACAGGGCTTGAGCATCCGCTGCTTGACCTGCGCCTCTTCCGCGACCGCATCTTCTCAATCGCAATCCTGACCGGTCTTCTGTCGCTGGTCGTATGGTCTGCTGCCGGATATTTGTCAGGCATCTATCTGCAATCGGTGCTGGGCATCGATGTCTTCACTGCCGCGCTGCTGACGCTACCGGGCGCGATCGTGCTGACGGCGACCTGCGTGGCCACCGCCCGCATAGTGGAACGGATCGGTCGCAAGACCGCACTCGTGGCGACGCATCTGCTGATCGGCGCCGGCGTCTTCCTGCTGTTGTTCACGACGCCCGAGACAGGCATTGCGGCCTTCATCGCCTCGACCATGATCGCCGGCATCGGATATGGGCTGTCCTTCAGCCTCGTAGCCGATATCGCGGTGTCTGCGGTTCCTGCGAACCGGGCGGGCGCGGCGGGTTCGATAGCAGAGACCAGCAACGAACTGGGCAATGCGCTGGGTATTTCCGTGCTCGGATCGTTGGCCACGTTGAACTTCCGGCTATTTGGTCCCGGTGTAGCGGGGACGCTCGACGAAACGCTGGATCAGCCCGGGCTTGCATCTCACGTTTTAATTCAGGCGCAGGAAGCGTTCCTCACGGGCATGCATGTCGCGTTAGGCACCGGCGGTCTGCTGACGCTCGCCGTCGGTGTCATCGCCTGGGTCTGGCTGCCGAGCAAGTTGCCGGAATAA
- a CDS encoding GGDEF domain-containing protein, producing MELQESAVAASRAGASPEARFQPRNPAVMAEVERLLAGRTRDIRLRGELGRLFRERSWSRTAKIIRAWMVWVTLLDVLTLGLNAILLPKAVTLSMIPPACILPPAALATAFVWRKPRGVWLQRMSLLAGLFLILLSVALVGVSAGGEFYERHLNIMLFVAITAIIIFAVPLAWTVTIASFALALYLLFQLQNPILNRGSAVAGTLFFAGGIIATVVARRTITILAQKTFLLELRDMRRVAQLADANARLERLAKTDPLTGIANRRWMMETLNRLWSTGAERRPGTAMLMCDIDDFKNLNDRLGHAEGDRCLVKVAGIIQSSVRRNRDHVARYGGEEFLVVLPGADEGAALATAERIRASVEAASLPNPASRVAPYVTLSIGVAAQAQGEEILAPETLQNRADAALYLAKQAGRNRVALYQPDLSTS from the coding sequence ATGGAGCTTCAGGAAAGCGCAGTTGCTGCCAGTCGCGCGGGCGCCTCCCCGGAGGCCCGGTTTCAGCCGCGCAACCCGGCTGTCATGGCCGAAGTCGAGCGTCTTCTCGCGGGCCGCACGCGTGACATCCGTCTCCGTGGGGAGCTTGGTCGCCTGTTCCGGGAGCGTTCGTGGTCACGGACGGCCAAGATCATTCGCGCGTGGATGGTATGGGTGACCTTGCTGGACGTCCTGACGCTGGGTCTCAATGCGATCCTGCTTCCGAAAGCCGTAACGCTGTCGATGATTCCGCCGGCCTGCATTCTCCCGCCCGCAGCCCTGGCTACCGCCTTCGTCTGGCGAAAACCGCGCGGCGTCTGGCTTCAAAGGATGTCACTGCTTGCGGGCCTGTTCCTCATTCTTTTGTCGGTCGCGCTGGTGGGCGTGAGCGCGGGCGGCGAGTTCTATGAGCGGCACCTGAACATCATGCTGTTCGTCGCCATCACCGCTATCATTATCTTCGCCGTGCCTCTGGCTTGGACGGTGACGATCGCCTCTTTCGCGCTTGCCCTTTATCTGCTTTTTCAGTTGCAGAATCCGATCCTGAACAGGGGCAGCGCCGTGGCCGGAACGCTGTTCTTTGCCGGCGGCATTATCGCAACTGTCGTTGCCCGGCGCACGATCACGATCCTGGCTCAAAAGACCTTCCTTCTTGAGCTTCGCGACATGCGGAGGGTCGCGCAGCTTGCCGACGCCAATGCCCGCCTCGAGCGCCTCGCGAAGACCGATCCTCTGACCGGTATCGCCAACAGACGCTGGATGATGGAAACCCTTAACCGTCTCTGGAGCACAGGCGCCGAGCGCCGGCCCGGCACCGCCATGCTGATGTGTGACATCGACGATTTCAAGAACCTGAACGATCGCCTTGGGCACGCCGAGGGCGATCGTTGCCTCGTGAAAGTTGCCGGCATCATTCAGAGCAGCGTCAGGCGAAATCGCGACCATGTCGCCCGCTACGGCGGTGAGGAGTTCCTCGTCGTGCTTCCCGGCGCAGATGAAGGAGCAGCGCTGGCTACGGCGGAACGAATTAGGGCGAGTGTCGAAGCCGCCTCCCTTCCGAATCCCGCATCGCGTGTAGCGCCTTACGTTACCCTCAGCATTGGCGTGGCGGCGCAGGCGCAAGGTGAAGAGATCCTGGCGCCGGAGACGCTTCAGAACCGGGCTGATGCGGCACTGTACCTGGCCAAGCAAGCCGGCCGCAACCGCGTGGCACTCTATCAGCCGGACCTGTCGACCTCATAG
- the recX gene encoding recombination regulator RecX: MEQSGTPTPRMLSWARNSAIYRLERRMHTEKQLFDAISRGARQKFGTISEEQVKALADSAVKFAYDNKALDDTAYAEINTRSGMRAGKSKRAIAQKLSRRGVARSTVRTAVAAADDLYAALVLARKRAFGPFRKGELDDKRKAKELSAFARAGFGFDIGKKVFEMSIDDAEEALAAGRYL; encoded by the coding sequence ATGGAGCAATCCGGCACGCCGACACCGCGCATGCTCTCCTGGGCGCGCAATTCGGCAATCTATCGCCTCGAGCGACGGATGCACACCGAGAAGCAGCTCTTCGACGCCATATCGCGAGGGGCCCGCCAGAAATTCGGCACGATCAGCGAAGAGCAGGTCAAGGCGCTGGCCGACTCCGCCGTGAAGTTCGCCTACGACAACAAGGCGCTCGACGACACGGCCTATGCGGAAATCAACACCCGTTCGGGCATGCGCGCCGGCAAGTCCAAGCGGGCAATCGCGCAGAAGCTCTCGCGGCGGGGCGTTGCCAGAAGCACGGTCAGGACCGCCGTTGCCGCGGCAGACGATCTGTACGCCGCACTCGTCCTTGCCCGGAAGCGTGCTTTCGGGCCCTTTCGCAAGGGTGAACTCGACGACAAACGGAAGGCAAAGGAGCTTTCCGCCTTTGCAAGGGCCGGCTTTGGCTTCGACATCGGCAAAAAGGTTTTCGAGATGTCGATCGACGATGCCGAAGAAGCGTTGGCCGCGGGTCGCTATCTCTAG
- a CDS encoding LysR family transcriptional regulator, producing the protein MDRLTSMAVFVKAVDLGSFAAAAATLGLSGPMVGKHVRSLEDRLGVQLINRTTRRQSLTEFGCVYYERCRVVLAEAQAADALAADQLSEPRGKLRVTMPVHFGRHCVTPVLLELARKHPTLELDLSFNDRIIDLAEDGYDLSIRTGVLQDRAELIARRVARQPMIVCASPAYLELHGCPETPEDLAQHSAVVYRRSGPVPPWLFPRRGQSPVEVMPLHRFRLDDLDAIADAAVRGMGVAWLPYWLVRGRIEAGTLVRLLPEQPPFLYDCHALWLQTPHLPLKVRVAVDALATQLPGFMS; encoded by the coding sequence ATGGATCGTCTGACCAGCATGGCTGTATTCGTCAAAGCGGTCGATCTCGGCTCCTTCGCCGCCGCGGCGGCGACGCTTGGTCTTTCCGGACCGATGGTCGGCAAGCATGTTCGGTCCTTAGAGGACCGACTTGGCGTGCAGCTTATCAACCGCACCACCCGACGACAGAGCCTCACGGAGTTCGGTTGCGTCTATTACGAGCGGTGCCGGGTGGTCCTCGCGGAAGCGCAAGCGGCGGATGCGCTTGCAGCCGATCAGCTTTCCGAGCCGCGCGGAAAGCTGCGTGTCACGATGCCGGTCCATTTCGGCCGCCATTGCGTCACTCCCGTGTTGCTGGAACTCGCCCGAAAGCATCCCACGCTGGAACTGGACCTCTCGTTCAACGATCGCATCATCGACCTTGCCGAAGATGGCTATGATCTCTCCATCCGCACGGGCGTATTGCAGGACAGAGCCGAATTGATAGCCCGACGCGTCGCACGCCAGCCGATGATTGTATGCGCCTCACCCGCCTATCTGGAATTGCATGGCTGCCCCGAGACCCCGGAGGATCTGGCGCAGCACTCGGCAGTCGTCTATCGCCGGTCCGGGCCGGTTCCGCCCTGGCTTTTCCCAAGGCGGGGACAGTCCCCGGTGGAGGTGATGCCGCTCCATCGGTTCCGTTTGGACGATTTGGATGCGATCGCGGATGCCGCCGTACGAGGGATGGGCGTTGCATGGCTTCCGTACTGGCTGGTGCGGGGGCGGATCGAGGCGGGCACGCTCGTCCGGCTTCTGCCGGAGCAACCGCCGTTTCTATATGATTGCCATGCATTGTGGCTGCAGACGCCGCACCTGCCCCTCAAAGTTCGTGTAGCCGTCGACGCCTTGGCGACTCAACTGCCGGGTTTCATGTCATGA
- a CDS encoding zinc-dependent alcohol dehydrogenase family protein, with amino-acid sequence MARVVRFHELGGPEVLRIEDVSVPEPGPEEVRIRVKALGLNRAEALLRSGVYIETATFPSGLGLEAAGLVEAVGPGVRGFAPGDPVSVLPPKSMIRWPAYGELARFPAALLVRHPPSLSWEEAAAVWMQYLTAYGGLVDIGGLRRGDFVAITAASSSVGLAAIQIANTVGAIPIAVTRTSAKRQRLLEAGAAHVIASMEGDLEAQLNKVAGQQGIRVVFDPVGGPIFEPLAAAMASGGILVEYGGLSPEKTPFPLFAVLSKGLTLRGYLVHELLADPERLEPAKAFILEGLESGALRPIIARTFPFDQIVEAHRFLESNEQFGKIVVTV; translated from the coding sequence ATGGCGCGCGTTGTTCGCTTTCACGAGTTGGGTGGTCCGGAGGTGCTGCGGATCGAGGATGTGAGTGTCCCGGAGCCCGGCCCCGAGGAGGTTCGTATCCGCGTCAAGGCGCTGGGCCTCAACCGGGCCGAGGCTTTGCTGCGCTCCGGTGTCTATATCGAGACGGCAACATTTCCTTCGGGCCTTGGCCTCGAGGCAGCAGGTCTTGTCGAAGCGGTCGGCCCGGGCGTTCGAGGGTTCGCGCCCGGCGATCCGGTCAGCGTGCTGCCGCCGAAATCGATGATCCGGTGGCCCGCCTATGGAGAACTTGCGAGATTTCCTGCTGCGCTCCTCGTCAGGCACCCGCCGTCGCTAAGCTGGGAAGAAGCGGCTGCTGTATGGATGCAGTATCTCACCGCTTATGGCGGGCTGGTTGATATCGGAGGGCTCCGCAGGGGAGATTTTGTCGCCATCACCGCCGCATCGAGCAGTGTCGGGCTTGCCGCGATCCAGATTGCCAATACGGTCGGCGCCATTCCGATAGCGGTGACCCGGACCTCCGCCAAGCGGCAACGGCTGCTGGAGGCCGGTGCGGCGCATGTCATCGCCTCCATGGAGGGGGACCTAGAGGCGCAGCTGAATAAAGTTGCCGGGCAGCAGGGAATTCGCGTCGTGTTTGATCCCGTAGGCGGCCCGATCTTCGAGCCACTGGCTGCCGCGATGGCCTCGGGCGGCATACTTGTCGAGTATGGCGGGCTGAGCCCGGAGAAGACTCCGTTCCCGCTGTTTGCCGTGCTGAGCAAGGGGCTGACGCTGCGCGGCTATCTGGTCCATGAGCTGCTCGCCGATCCGGAGCGCCTTGAGCCTGCCAAGGCATTCATCCTGGAAGGTCTGGAGTCGGGCGCCTTGAGGCCCATCATCGCCAGGACGTTCCCGTTCGACCAGATCGTCGAGGCTCACCGTTTTCTGGAGTCCAACGAACAGTTCGGCAAAATTGTCGTCACTGTCTGA
- a CDS encoding DUF2277 domain-containing protein — protein sequence MCRNIKPLFNFDPPATDEEIRDAALQFVRKLSGTTKPSKRNEAAFERAVDSIAACARDLLDSLETSQPPRNREEVAAKARERSAMRFA from the coding sequence ATGTGCCGAAACATAAAACCTCTGTTCAATTTCGATCCGCCGGCGACGGACGAGGAAATCCGCGACGCGGCGCTGCAGTTCGTGCGCAAGCTGAGCGGAACGACCAAACCGTCGAAACGCAATGAGGCCGCGTTCGAACGCGCCGTCGACTCGATCGCGGCATGCGCGCGCGACCTTCTGGATTCGCTGGAGACCTCACAGCCTCCACGCAATCGCGAGGAAGTGGCGGCGAAGGCGCGAGAGAGATCGGCGATGCGGTTCGCTTGA
- a CDS encoding carbonic anhydrase, producing MERRNFLKGLALLAACPLCVKTAYAAEGVHWGYDGEEGPEHWGSLAAENSACSAGSQQSPIDIRGAIKADIPDLAADWKSGGTILNNGHTIQVKAAGGTLRRGDKTYDLVQYHFHAPSEHSVDGGNFPMEAHFVHKSAETGTLGVLGVFLVPGAANSTFANLAAKFPRKPGEELPLAAVDPNGLLPSSLRYWTYEGSLTTPPCSEIVDWMVVMEPVEVDPADIKKFTALYSMNARPALAGNRRYVLSSS from the coding sequence ATGGAAAGGCGTAATTTCCTCAAAGGTTTGGCCCTGCTTGCCGCCTGCCCGCTTTGCGTCAAAACCGCCTACGCCGCAGAGGGCGTGCATTGGGGCTACGATGGCGAAGAGGGGCCCGAGCATTGGGGCTCTTTGGCGGCGGAGAACAGCGCCTGTTCGGCCGGATCGCAGCAATCGCCGATTGATATCCGCGGCGCGATCAAGGCCGATATTCCGGACCTTGCGGCGGACTGGAAAAGCGGTGGCACGATTCTCAACAATGGCCATACGATCCAGGTGAAGGCTGCGGGCGGTACGCTTCGTCGCGGCGACAAGACCTATGATCTGGTGCAGTACCATTTCCACGCCCCGAGCGAGCATTCCGTCGACGGCGGCAACTTTCCCATGGAAGCGCATTTCGTTCACAAGAGCGCGGAGACTGGCACGCTCGGCGTGCTCGGCGTCTTCCTGGTGCCCGGTGCGGCCAACTCAACCTTCGCAAACCTCGCAGCGAAGTTCCCACGCAAGCCCGGCGAAGAACTGCCGCTCGCCGCTGTTGATCCGAATGGCCTCTTGCCATCCTCGCTCAGGTATTGGACCTATGAGGGATCACTGACCACCCCTCCGTGCAGCGAGATCGTTGATTGGATGGTGGTCATGGAACCGGTCGAGGTGGATCCGGCAGACATCAAGAAATTCACCGCACTGTACTCGATGAACGCGCGTCCTGCGCTTGCCGGCAATCGCCGTTACGTCCTCAGTTCCAGTTGA
- a CDS encoding sugar ABC transporter substrate-binding protein — protein MKNKTLLTALSAMTLALSLSTAAIAKDSYRVAVIRWDPNDIYFNGVQLGQEIEKKRIEEKDGVKIEFTVFGANDVSAQRNALDAQIARGVDGVLLVPWRGEAMIRTVEELAAKNIPVVVSNAFVPKSKSTFVAFDNETAGRKGGEAIVSWLDKNRGEDWRKQDGVIIELRCIITASFDIGRSAGYHSAFDPIVKDNPGIKIESHEAGCDGSKARKVVDDMISRYGKDKILAVASIDGTMGIGGAIPAFAAQGILKKSDDPAHIPVATIDGTQPELAAVEKGDLTHVSVQPATGEGIVSMRLLYDMMKNGKLLERSASAGTYPIEGEELWAPVEIVPSDAFDGDWYKIRAYSVPEDVPAKDERNWANQMKAAD, from the coding sequence ATGAAAAACAAGACTTTGCTGACAGCTCTGTCAGCGATGACGCTCGCCCTTTCCCTTTCGACCGCCGCTATCGCGAAGGACAGCTACCGCGTCGCCGTGATCCGCTGGGATCCCAACGACATCTATTTCAACGGCGTGCAGCTCGGTCAGGAAATCGAGAAGAAGCGCATCGAGGAAAAGGACGGCGTGAAGATCGAGTTCACGGTCTTCGGAGCCAATGACGTGAGTGCGCAGCGCAACGCGCTCGACGCCCAGATCGCCCGCGGCGTCGACGGCGTACTTCTTGTGCCCTGGCGCGGCGAGGCGATGATCAGGACCGTAGAGGAGCTGGCCGCCAAGAACATCCCGGTCGTCGTGTCGAATGCATTCGTTCCGAAATCGAAATCGACCTTCGTGGCCTTCGACAACGAGACGGCCGGCCGCAAGGGCGGCGAGGCGATCGTCAGCTGGCTCGACAAGAACCGCGGTGAGGACTGGCGCAAGCAGGACGGCGTGATCATCGAACTGCGCTGCATCATCACCGCTTCTTTCGACATCGGCCGTAGTGCCGGCTATCATTCGGCCTTCGATCCGATCGTGAAGGACAATCCGGGCATCAAGATCGAATCGCACGAGGCGGGATGCGACGGCTCCAAGGCACGCAAGGTCGTGGACGACATGATCTCGCGCTACGGCAAGGACAAGATCCTCGCGGTCGCCAGCATCGACGGCACCATGGGCATCGGCGGCGCCATCCCGGCCTTCGCCGCGCAGGGAATTCTGAAGAAGTCGGACGATCCGGCCCATATTCCGGTCGCGACGATCGACGGGACGCAGCCGGAGCTTGCCGCCGTCGAGAAGGGAGACCTGACCCATGTTTCGGTCCAGCCGGCGACGGGTGAGGGCATCGTCTCCATGCGCCTGCTCTACGACATGATGAAGAACGGCAAGCTGCTCGAAAGATCGGCTTCCGCCGGCACCTATCCGATCGAGGGCGAGGAACTCTGGGCGCCGGTCGAGATCGTGCCGTCCGACGCCTTCGACGGCGACTGGTACAAGATCCGGGCCTATTCCGTACCTGAGGACGTTCCCGCGAAGGACGAACGCAACTGGGCCAACCAGATGAAGGCCGCCGATTGA
- a CDS encoding sugar ABC transporter ATP-binding protein produces the protein MIHSAASAPADAAPSYRLAGLTKNFPGLTAVADVDLSVRRGEIHGIIGRNGAGKSVLMSLISGAQQATSGAIEIGGQVVGIADYNPVRAHGLGVSLVPQEPKFAPRLSVVDNMFMGQPLARRFGFLRRADMRLKAIEVAEAVGLSIDPEAMMLTLPIESQQLLAFGKAQFIDEASVILLDEITASLSRERKTMLLSLLRDLVRRHPDRSYTLISHHVSEIMEFCDRVTVMRDARAVATLDVAGTTGAELANWIVGDIPVMSLDGVSRAVPEDKSRPIARISGLTRFGVFEDVTLSLGTGDVVGFAGLDGSGKDEAAEALFGLGALDAGTFEMEGETLHLTSPGEAMKHGIALLPKHRERQAVIQGRSIAENTLISSYHQFSTALGLIDSRRAHDVTAGKIAEFKVKARGPEVGMSGLSGGNKQKILIARLTLNAPRLPILNEPTRGVDLATKPEILKAIRTDLSRDSAVIMLTESEEEMITVCDRIYVFFRGRVIAVLKRGEDNFTVPALYKTIQGV, from the coding sequence ATGATCCATTCCGCCGCCTCCGCGCCGGCAGACGCAGCGCCGTCATACCGCCTTGCGGGCCTGACCAAGAACTTTCCGGGACTGACCGCAGTTGCGGATGTCGATCTCTCCGTCCGCCGTGGCGAGATCCACGGTATCATCGGCCGCAACGGCGCCGGCAAGTCCGTGCTGATGAGCCTCATATCCGGTGCGCAGCAGGCGACCTCCGGTGCGATCGAGATCGGCGGGCAGGTCGTTGGCATCGCCGATTACAACCCTGTACGCGCCCATGGCCTCGGCGTCTCGCTCGTGCCGCAGGAGCCGAAATTCGCGCCGCGGCTCTCGGTTGTCGACAACATGTTCATGGGCCAGCCGCTGGCGCGGCGGTTCGGCTTTCTGCGTCGCGCCGACATGCGGCTGAAGGCGATCGAGGTGGCCGAGGCCGTCGGGCTTTCGATCGATCCCGAGGCGATGATGCTGACGCTGCCTATAGAGAGCCAGCAGCTTCTCGCCTTCGGCAAGGCGCAGTTCATCGACGAGGCGAGCGTCATTCTTCTCGACGAGATCACGGCGTCTCTGTCGCGCGAGCGCAAGACCATGCTGCTTTCGCTTCTGCGCGATCTGGTACGCCGTCACCCGGATCGTTCCTATACGCTGATCTCGCATCACGTCTCGGAGATCATGGAGTTCTGCGACCGCGTGACGGTAATGCGCGATGCGCGCGCCGTCGCCACCCTCGACGTCGCCGGCACGACCGGCGCGGAGCTCGCCAACTGGATCGTCGGCGATATTCCGGTGATGAGTCTCGACGGCGTCTCGCGTGCGGTGCCGGAAGACAAGTCGCGCCCGATCGCCCGAATTTCCGGCCTCACCCGCTTCGGCGTTTTCGAGGATGTCACACTTTCGCTCGGCACGGGGGACGTCGTCGGCTTTGCCGGCCTCGACGGGTCCGGCAAGGACGAAGCGGCCGAAGCCCTTTTCGGCCTCGGTGCGCTCGATGCCGGGACATTCGAGATGGAGGGCGAGACGCTTCACCTCACCTCGCCCGGCGAGGCGATGAAGCATGGCATCGCGTTGCTTCCCAAGCATCGCGAACGCCAGGCCGTCATCCAGGGCCGGTCGATCGCCGAAAACACGCTTATCTCGAGCTATCACCAGTTTTCCACCGCGCTGGGTCTCATCGACAGCCGCCGCGCGCACGACGTCACGGCGGGCAAGATCGCCGAGTTCAAGGTAAAGGCTCGGGGGCCGGAGGTCGGCATGAGCGGTCTTTCAGGGGGTAACAAACAGAAGATATTGATCGCGCGCCTGACGCTCAACGCGCCGCGTCTGCCGATCCTCAACGAGCCGACACGCGGCGTCGACCTCGCCACCAAGCCGGAGATCCTCAAGGCGATCCGCACCGACCTGTCGCGTGACAGCGCCGTGATCATGCTGACGGAGAGCGAGGAGGAAATGATCACCGTCTGCGACCGCATCTACGTCTTCTTCCGCGGGCGCGTCATCGCCGTCCTGAAACGCGGGGAGGACAATTTCACCGTCCCCGCTCTCTACAAGACCATCCAAGGAGTTTGA